GACaatgataatttatattttaagtaactTTGTTTCAAATTAGTATAAATgatcttttatcataaaaaaaaattcatttatcaaGTCTATAATAGAAAAGATACTCCAAACTTTATCCTAGATTCCCCTTTTAAGAAtgatttaattaactaaaaatacgTGAAAGCTTTTCCAACCTGAAATTTATTATCCAACAAAGGGTTAATCACTCAATAAACGAGCCAATACTCGtggcaaaataaaaaaaagtcactaTAAATCAGTATATCACCCAATCACTCAacagaaatatataataaagaaaattttacaaattaattatacaaatataagTGTAATTACCTTAATAGTGTCTTTTATGAAAGtaataattgtttaataattttaatttgatattatttatttctttctcactacgtagttttcttttttcttttttaattttctatattagATGTTGAAAGATATCCAAAAGTAATGCAATCATGTAAACTCGTTAATATAATTTGTCCCACGTGTTAATATTAACATGTATtcaataacatattaaaagaaataaatcatAGTTGGTTTAATATAAGTATTAACATTTCATTAGTACAAtaacaaaatcatattattaatacgataatttagttatattcaaattttgttaataattaatgtaattaattccATAAAAGTTCTACACGTTTTTATCAAACAGAAAATCAATGGTAGCATGCAATTAACACGAAAAAAGTATCAAGGATTTCAAATTTACTTGCACAtgaatataaattgttttaataaatataagtgACCATCAGTAAATGTTGAACTTGTATTAATTATCTTAAACATTAGCgtagttcaaacaaaattaagacaGAAAAATCTTGCATTAAAAATgcacttaaagaaaaaatttcatgATAATTATTATACCTAACCGATTATTTATccaaaattttgttatcttGACTactaatttatatgaaaaattataacaatatatcCATATTCTTAGGTCTACAAAAGTATTAAGTTAAATAGAGTGGTAAAGTGTCTGGTTGAGTAACTGGAAAAAGTTCAATGCACCAATAACATTGCTTGCTTTTTGGGCCAACCTTTGAATTGGATAGTCCAAGTATTTGAGGCCCAACGCGGACTAATGACAGAGGAGGAATTTTGTTGGAATGCGAACAACGTGTTGGTAGCCGTACGAAACAAACCTTTCCTCCAAAATTAAAGTAGCTTTTTCCCTcatcttttaattcaaaaacgAAGTGGCATTTCCGTAAATGCACGCCGATCCAAGTCCTATTCCGTCACGCTCAATAAACCCTCTCCTTTCGCTTCTCTTTTCAAACTCCTAAACCATAAAACCCCAAACCCACTTCATcgttttttcttcctctattcTCTCACTCTGCAGTCTCCAACCCTACGGTTCGATTACCCAATCAATCCAATTCCAAATCCGAATCCTTCCATTTCAACACGATGTCGTATCGGCCGATAGCAAACTCCAGGACTGAGCTTCGTCGGAACCGTTACAAAGTCGCCGTGGACGCTGATGAAGGTCGGCGGCGGCGAGAGGATACCATGGTGGAGATTCGAAAGAACCGTAGGGAGGAGAGCTTGCAGAAGAAGAGACGTGAGGGTCTCCAATCTCAGCAGATTCCTGCTTCAGCTCACTCCACTGCAATAGAAAAGAAGGTCTATCTTGATCATCTTTAGAATAAAGTTCACCTGCTGTTTTGTTTCgttatttctttactttttgaAACACTTTTGCAAAttcaaatgattataaaaatactcATCTGACTCCTCCAAGTTCGACAAGTGATTAGGGTAGGAATTCCATTGTGCTGGTAGAATTCTGGtttttgagtttatattttatgtttcatttgaCGTGTTTCGATGGACATTTATTTGTTTGTCTGTTGTAAGGGAAATACTATGATGTAAAGCAATTCATGGTATTCGTTGATTACGAAATGGGGGATAGTCTATCCCCTCTTTCGCTGGTTCTTTTGTGGTGTGCATGTATCCATACAGAGCGATACAGTTGACTGTACTTGTTAGGGAAGTTAAAGTTGGTCATTATTTAAAGCTTCTGTTAAGATTTCAGTTACAAGCTGTTGTGCTTCCAATTTGTGTTTGATGAATTCATCAACACTTTCGAATCATTGATTTTGCCACTATTTACTTGATTTTTAAAATGCCTTGTTTGATGAACGCTAGTCCTCCGTCTGCAAGTTTGGTGTTTTCGCAGTGGAATATGTATTTTCAAGGCCTTCAGAAAAACACATAATCTATTATGGTCTGACATGCGTTGCTTCTTCACAATCTTGATCAAGTCACAAGTACATTTAACTTGGATGATTAACTTGGAGATATCCCACAAGGCAGTGTCTTCATTTGTCATTGTGATGGCTCCAGTCACAAACTGCAGCTTGTTCTTTGATTACAAACCTCTTTTCATTGCACTGTCCGTCTCATGAATGATAGTTACTAATATTCATCGGTGGAGGGAAGAGGATCATCCGTGGGTTTTATCCAGGATACTTACTAGACTATAGTGATTTAGATCTGCCATAGTTGAAAGGATGAGCACAAATAACTGAAATGTAAGTTAAGAAAGAAGTCAAAGATTGCATTGCTGAAGCAGAGCAACATGCTCTGATACTATGACGTAAGATGCATGAATTTGGGGAAATGATCTTTGATTGGAATAACATGCTTATACTTTACATACAGGAGGATAAGCAAAAACTGACTTGTAACAAAAATCTTTAAAGAAGCTTTAAATAGGGACCAACCATAACTGTATTAGTAGTGCATATGTTGGATTGGCATGAACCAGAAACAGGATAGCCTCTGAgatgtttattttctatcttgcTGCAGTTGGAACAGCTACCAGCCATGGTTGCAGGTGTTTGGACTGATGACAATAACATGCAGTTTGAGGCCACAACTCAGTTTCGGAAGATGCTTTCAATTGGTTAGATATTGGTCTGATATTTGCTTTTGGTTCCGAATGTGAATGGTTTTTGACAAATTCTGCTTTTGTTTGGTCAGAACGTAGCCCACCCATTGAGGAGGTTATTCAAGCTGGTGTAGTTCCACGGTTTGTTGAGTTTTTAATGAGGGAAGATTTTCCAATGCTGCAGGTTTGTTATTATGTTTTACTTTGTGTGGTCAACATTCGTCTCTGCTTATATGTTCCCTTGACTCTATTTAATGCTGTAGTTTGAGGCAGCTTGGGCTTTGACAAATATAGCTTCTGGAACATCTGAAAATACTAAAGTGGTAATTGATCATGGTGCTGTCCCTACTTTTGTAAAGCTTCTTGGTTCTCCCAGTGATGATGTCCGTGAACAGGTATATTTCATGtaccttttaatttcttttttatcactaattaatgattaatgatatataaattatatgtattcttaaaatgagattaaataacttttttgttgTTCAACCAGAAAATGTATTAgttgattttggttttggatgATGTGCTATATGCTGGTATAAGGGTATCATATTTGTCCTAGAGTTGTTACTTGGTTACTTTTAGCTATGATTTGCATAAAAAGATAGCAGTAGCTGGCAGTTTTTATGGTTTAacatttttgtgtgttttgggGATAATCAGGCTGTTTGGGCACTGGGAAATGTTGCTGGAGATTCTCCTAGATGTCGAGATCTTGTTCTCAGTCATGGAGCTTTGCTTCCTCTATTGGCACAATTAAATGAGCATGCAAAACTTTCTATGCTAAGAAATGCTACTTGGACACTCTCAAATTTCTGCAGGGGAAAACCGCAGCCTCCTTTTGATCAGGTATTAAGTTATGTTTTCCATAgccagaaaaaaattaaattttggcaCCTTCCTATTTGTTGTTAAAATTCTCTACCATTGTGAAACGATCTGACACAATTGTTctgttcatttttaattttcttgttgaATACCATATGCATGTATTAATACCAGGGAAAAATGCTTGCTCTCCACTATATTGAGTTACTTTAGAGTTGTTACTTCAATCTGATGGACTGCttcctttatctttttattcttcATGTTCCTATAAATTGAAACTTTTAATTTAGGGGTGTTAAGAACAAAATCAGTAAAGACAAAAAATCGAAAACCAAACAAAACCAATATTTTTCTGGATCTAATTTTTTCTCAACCAAATCAAACTGCATATTGAATTGAAATGTTGTGTGATACATTTCAAACTAATTAGTAAGTACTTAAGTGTGATTCTTTTTAGGGATTGTTGTATAGTTTGATTGTATTGTGATTGGAGTACatagatttatatttatcaaaacaTGGCAACTCGTTTGTATTGCAGTTTTTAACTAATAGATTATGTAACTTATTTACTAACGAGAGCAAGTTAAAGATATGAATATCAAATTTGACAAActtgttaaatatttaacaattttgttGTAACCAAAACTGCTAAGAGCTCATTGTAACCAAACTGTAAAAGAACGGTTGAAGATATGAATATCGTGACACTCATGCAAACAAATTTGACAAGTTACTTTGTTTGACTAATTTTACTTGTTAAATGTATAACAATTTTGTTATAACCAAAACGGCAAAGAACTCATTGTAACCAAACTGTAAAAGAATGGTTTGGTTtgaattttatatcaaattgaaACTTAACCAAACCAaactatatttgattttatgtttggtttgggtaacttttaataaagaactaaacaaaattaagatgcaaatactcataatttttttgtgatAACATTGTAATATTAGGAAATTGTACTGtgacattttattttctctgaGACAGCTATAGCtgattaaattttatcatttgctAATAATGGCCGTATTGTTGAAAAAGTATGGGCATGATTCATACTGAATAGAAAACTTGTAGATCTAATTGTTGGTTCAGTTTGTTGCTGGTTTTCTATGATTCAGATATGTTGTAGGTGTATtggctatatatatatatatatatatatatatatatttgtccGATATGGTGATTTGGTTATTGTTAAAGTACACGGGATGTGCTATTTCTAGGatattatatacacataaaattcATAACGTGTTTGTGCCCCTGTTTCTTTTAGTCATTTTACTCCATCATCTTGTGGTTTCCATCCCTGTGAAGTTTTATTGCGGTCTTTGTTATTTTAGAAACATCAGACCTGTTATCCAATTTCACTTAGCCGTGAAATCACTCATTGGTAAACTCCTAACGTCATGGACTAAAAATGGTTGAGTAAATTATAACCTTCACCGATTGGTTTTTTTGTGAGATTGCACAACCTCTTGGGTAGTTTGTTTAGTGACATGAAACCCTTGAAGTGTcaatttaattttctgaaataatTAACAGGGATGCAAATATGTTTTCTAAGAGAATTAAAATGAATACTGTTAACGGGTTATTTAGCCAATGtagtaaatatataattgcTTTTAATGTTGAAACTAGAAGCATACTTCTTGTACATTCTtaacaaaatagaaattataaataattgtcatCATAATTAACACTTAGTCTTTTACAAACATGAATGGTACTAATCTTCCCGTGAACATCATATGGATAATTTCCATGTGTGGTTTTTCTAAAGCCAATGCTTCTGTCTTATGCATGCTTCATCTTTAGCCATCTTAAATTTCGTATCTGTCTTCTAAATCTTGAATACTTAATAGATATGTATTCGTAAAGTATCCGTGAATATCATTATTTGGCACATATATTTTACCAATATGTGAagcaaaatacatttttttcccaGTTTTGATTGAGGATTGATTAATTCAGGTTAAACCTGCTCTTCCAGCTCTTGCCAATCTTATCCATTCAAATGACGAAGAAGTGTTGACTGATGCCTGTTGGGCACTTTCTTATCTTTCTGACGGTACAAACGACAAAATTCAGGGTGTAATTGAAACTGGTGTTTGTAGTCGGCTTGTGGAGCTTCTAACGTGAGTATTGTGAACTCAATTATCTATACGGAAAAGTATATGCGTTTCAGTGTTGTTCTGCTGTCaaattctaaatattatttctcTTATTCAGGCACATTTCCCCCTCAGTGCTTATTCCTGCCCTTCGTACTGTTGGAAATATTGTCACTGGAGATGATTTGCAGACCCAGGTATTAATTCATTAGTTTATCATGACTGTGTTTGGCTATATCATATACAGATTACAATGTCACTGGCTCTTTTTGTGTTAATCCTAGTAGTAGCAGGAAGCAAACTGATAAACAAGaagagaaatattttaattgaattaaatggATATTACAGAAAATATCACAGAAAATCAGTCCTTTAAGAAAGACCAAACTCGACCCTCAAATCATATAAGACGAATGCCTTGTTCTATGCATCGTCCTCCTATTTATTTGCCTCACAACACAAGCACATAGTATGTTGTTGTGTTCAACACTTGTTGGATGCACCTTCCTTCAACACGTATCTGAAATTTCTCAACAGTgtcacaattaaaaaatatccttTCGAGCACATACACAAGTAAAGAAAGTGAGCCAACACCTATTCTTGACTAAACACTTCTTAGACACTACTAtcataaaatggtaaaataatgtatttttctaGTCTTGTTtagttatttgaattattaacatACAGTTTTCTACCAAACTCCTGACAAACTGGTACCATGCTGAACCCAAACTGTACTCAAGGAGGAAATCTCCTTTAGGTTATGTACAGTTGGAATGAATTTACTaatcacaataaaattaaattttaaacatatttgacttaacttaaatacaaatttattttattttaaaaaatattttttgatttttttttctccttataattttcattaataaatattattttatattacttttactacTAAgtatattttggtattttttattttc
The sequence above is drawn from the Vigna radiata var. radiata cultivar VC1973A chromosome 3, Vradiata_ver6, whole genome shotgun sequence genome and encodes:
- the LOC106757874 gene encoding importin subunit alpha; this encodes MSYRPIANSRTELRRNRYKVAVDADEGRRRREDTMVEIRKNRREESLQKKRREGLQSQQIPASAHSTAIEKKLEQLPAMVAGVWTDDNNMQFEATTQFRKMLSIERSPPIEEVIQAGVVPRFVEFLMREDFPMLQFEAAWALTNIASGTSENTKVVIDHGAVPTFVKLLGSPSDDVREQAVWALGNVAGDSPRCRDLVLSHGALLPLLAQLNEHAKLSMLRNATWTLSNFCRGKPQPPFDQVKPALPALANLIHSNDEEVLTDACWALSYLSDGTNDKIQGVIETGVCSRLVELLTHISPSVLIPALRTVGNIVTGDDLQTQVIINHQALPRLLNLLTNNYKKSIKKEACWTISNITAGNKQQIQDVIEAGLIAPLVHLLQNAEFDIKKEAAWAISNATSGGSHEQIKFLVSQGCIKPLCDLLICPDPRIVTVCLEGLENILKVGEAEKNVSNPDGVNLYGHMIDDAEGLEKIENLQSHDNTEIYEKAVKILETYWTEEDDETVPPGDASQSGFNFGGHEFPSVPSGGFNFI